One Cucumis sativus cultivar 9930 chromosome 1, Cucumber_9930_V3, whole genome shotgun sequence DNA segment encodes these proteins:
- the LOC101204177 gene encoding mitochondrial import inner membrane translocase subunit TIM22-4: MASTSGDGSSLDPPTSSDAQLPPIQPVRMPTVEEIRGQDIWDNCAVRSVVSGVMGGGLGFFVGLFLASTDTSMVQDEMTARQQFVNTAKQMGRRSWGSAKSFAVMGLIFSAAECVVEKARAKHDMTNTIVAGCVTGGSISAKGGPKAACAGCAGFAAFSALIEKFLERHT; encoded by the exons ATGGCTTCCACTTCTGGAGATGGATCGTCTCTCGATCCACCCACCTCCAGCGACGCCCAGCTGCCTCCAATTCAGCCTGTGAGGATGCCTACAGTTGAAGAGATTCGCGGCCAAGATATTTGGGACAACTGTGCTGTTCGTAGTGTTGTTAGTGGAGTCATGG GTGGTGGGCTTGGATTTTTCGTGGGATTATTTTTGGCGTCAACGGATACTTCAATGGTGCAGGATGAGATGACTGCTAGACAACAGTTTGTTAATACTGCTAAACAGATGGGACGGCGGAGTTGGGGTTCTGCAAAATCGTTTGCAGTCATGGGTTTAATTTTCTCAGCAGCAGAATGTGTTGTAGAAAAG GCTCGAGCTAAACATGATATGACGAATACAATAGTTGCTGGTTGTGTAACTGGTGGTTCAATATCAGCTAAAG GTGGCCCAAAGGCAGCTTGTGCTGGTTGTGCAGGTTTTGCAGCATTCTCAGCGTTGATAGAGAAGTTTTTGGAAAGACATACTTGA